ACGATGAAGATTGCGAAGAATTATTTAAAGAGGGTTTTATAGAGGGTTTTAAAGAGGGCTATGAAAAAGCAAAACGAGAAATTTTAATTTATATGAAAAAAAATAAATGTTGTATTAAATGCAAAGATAAATCCAAAGTAAGAAGTATTAATAAAAATAAATGATTTATTAAATGTAAACACAGTTGAAAACTAAAAGTACTAATATAAGTAAAAATTTCCAGATGAGATAAAGTATATTTAATATATTTTTTGATACTATTAAATTAATGAAGATTAGCTCAAAGTAATAGAATGTAATAGCCATGGACTTGTATCAATCCATTTTGTTTTTTAATAAAGAACAAAGGAATGTATTTTAAATTTTGAGGAATAATATTCTAGAAGCTATTTTAAGCATCTTTAAGAAAGTAATAATTTTAGATGTATAAATATGGAGGAGAATATTATGACGAAAAAACGTAATGGATTATCTGCTTGGCAACTTACAATGATGGCTCTAGGAAGTGTAATAGGAGGGTCATTTTTTCTTGGGTCATCTGTAGCTATTAATGCTGCTGGACCTGCTATTTTAATATCTTATATTTTGGGAGGAGTCTTGGTATATTTTATACTTTATGCTTTATCGGAAATGACTGTAGCAAATCCTGATTCTGGATCTTTTATGACCTTTGCAACACAAGCCTTTGGTCCAGGAACTGGATTTGTTGTAGGTTGGGTTTATTGGATTGGAATGGTTCTTTCGATGTCTAGTGAAGCTACTGCTATATCAATTTTATTACATAACTGGTTTCCTAATATATCAATAGCTATAGTTGGAAGTACAATTATAATTGGTGTAACTTTGCTTAATCTTTTAGGTGCTGATAAGCTAAGTAGGCTAGCAAGTGGTCTTGCAGCAATAAAGCTTTTAGCTATAGTTTCATTTATAATTATAGCATTATTACTAATTACAGGAATAATTCCAGGAAGAAGTGCAATAGGTGTTGGAGAATTAGTAAGGGAACCTTTGTTGCCAGGTGGAATAAGTGGTATTGCAGGAAGTATGCTTATAGTTGTATTTGCTTACGCTGGTTTTGAGATAATTGGATTGGCGGCTTCTGAGGCTGATAATCCTAAAGAAACAATTCCTAAAGCAATTAATTATACAGTTATAAGCCTTGTGGGATTTTACATACTTTCTATTATAGTACTACTTCCACTAATTCCTACAGTTGAACTTAATGAAAGCATAAGTCCAATGGTAGCTGCTCTTAACAAATGGGGAATTACATGGGCAGGCAGTATTATAAATATGGTACTTGTTACAGCTATACTTTCTGCATCACTTGCATCTATGTTTGGAATTGCAAGAATGTTAAGGTCTCTTGCAGATGAAGGTCACGCTCCTAAGTGGCTAAAAGATAAAAAAGATGTTCCTCATAAGGCAATAGTATTTTCAGGAATTTCTATGCTTTTGGGATTGGGTGTTGGACTATTATTTCCTAGAATTTATTTGTTTTTAATAAGTTCAGGTGGGTTTGCGTTACTTTTTACATATGCAGTAATTATGGCTACTCATATACGCTTTCGCATGCGAAATGGGTGTCCTCCTGATGGAAAATGTCAAATGCCTGGATTTCCATATATGTCTTGGATTGGTCTAATAAGTATGATTACTATTATTTTTAGCATGCCTCTTATTTCTGGGCAAGCGTCAGGTCTTATATGTGGTTTTGCAATGATAATTATATCTTCATTAATTTATTTAGGAATGAAAGTCTTTAATAATTCAGAAAAAAATAAAAATGGGAATATAAGGATAAACAGGAAAGTACATCAATCTAAATTAGCAACAGAGTTTTCTGATGAATTTACTGATAGCCATATGGAAAAAAGAGAAAAATAAGAGTTGTAAAAAAGAGTGTAATTGTAATAAAAATAGCTAAAAAAGTATAAATGCTATTATTTTACACTTGAAGCTATTTTTAGAGTTAAATATGAAACAATTGATGAATTTTCGCACCATTCATTATAAATTATGAATATAAAACTTATAACAAGTAAAAACTAAAAATGAGGTGGGGAAAATGACAAATAACAAATCTGATACAAATAAGAATGATAATAAGTCATCAAATACATCAATGCCAGCGGAAAATAGGGAGAGGCATAAGCCAGCAAAAGGCCTTCCTAGAGTGTAAAAATAACAAAGGACCATAACTTTGTGCAAATTTATGCAATATACACAGTACTAAATATATGTTTAGTGCTGTGCTTTTTTTGAATATATTACAACGAAGATATTTATAATGTTTAAAGAAGCACCTATTAAGGTAATATTTATACGTGCTGATTTGAAAAATGTAAGAGCAAAAAAATATTGGTGGAAAGTAAAATTTCTAGCAATATTTTAATTACAAAGTTATTAAAAGCTACCTTTTGTATCTTTTATATATAGTCATTTTTGTATGTAAGGGGTATAAAAAAAAGGCAAAAGCAGATAATAAAAATGGTTGCATTATGTTAATATCATAAGTAGATAACTAAAAGAAATCATAGAATTCTATCATTTTTGTTTTATGTAAAAGAAAAAGATGAAATATGAAAAAAGCAAATGAAAGGAGATAAGATGGAAGATAAAAAAGTGAAAATAGAAACAGGATGGAACTTAGACAACAGTTATGCTCAATTGCCAGAATTGTTTTTTACTAAACAGAGTCCAACATCTGTGAATTCACCGAAGCTTATCATTCTCAATGATCATCTTGCCGCATACCTCGGGTTGAACGTTCAGTCACTGCAAAAGATTGAGGGAGTAGCAGTGTTTGCTGGAAACCAGATACCAAAAGGTGCTTTGCCTATTGCTCAAGCTTACGCAGGTAATCAATTCGGACATTTTACTATGCTAGGAGACGGTCGGGCTGTGCTGCTTGGTGAGCAAATTACACCTCGAGGTGATCGCGTTGATATTCAGCTCAAGGGTTCAGGTAGAACGCCTTATTCACGAGGTGGTGATGGCAAAGCAGCACTTGGACCAATGCTACGTGAATATATAATCAGCGAAGCAATGTATGCACTTGGTATTCCTACTACCCGTAGCCTAGCCGTTGTAACAACTGGTGAGTCAGTATTTCGAGAAACTAAACTTCAAGGTGCAATTCTAACTCGTGTGGCTGCCAGCCATCTGCGTGTAGGCACATTTCAATACGCAGCAGAGTGGGGCACAGTCGAAGAACTCCGGGCTCTGGCTGATTATGCACTAAAGCGACACTTTTTAGATGGTGACGGTGCTGAAAACCGCTATCTGTTCTTACTTCAGGAAGTTATTAAGCGTCAGGCAGCGCTCATTGCAAAATGGCAGATGGTTGGTTTTATTCATGGGGTAATGAACACTGATAACGTGACAATTAGCGGAGAAACTATTGATTATGGGCCTTGTGCCTTCATGGATACTTATGATCCAGCAACGGTATTCAGTTCCATTGATAGGGAAGGTCGCTACGCCTATGGAAATCAGCCATATATTGCTGGATGGAATCTCGTGCGATTTGCTGAAACTCTATTACCTTTGCTGCATGATAACAAAGAGAAGGCTGCGCAGTTGGCTCAGGATGCAATTTCAGATTTTACTAAGTTGTATCAAAAGAATTGGCTATCAGGAATGAGAACAAAACTAGGAATATTTAATGAAGAACCTCAGGATGAAAACCTTATTAAAAGTCTGCTTAGTATAATGCACAAGCATGGTGCTGATTATACCAATACCTTTCGTGGATTAACTTTTGATGATTTCTCGGATATGGACTTGTTTGATACTGAGCCATTTGCTGAGTGGCATAAAAAATGGGAGGAAAGACTGAGTAGGCAGGAGGAATCAAAAGATTGCTCTCTAGAGCTAATGAAAAGTTCAAATCCTGCGATAATCCCTCGCAACCACAGAGTAGAAGAGGCGCTAGAAGCCGCGGAGAAAAAAGGAGATTACAGCGTGATGGAAAAGCTTCTTAATGTGATTTCGAGTCCTTACGTTTATTCAGATGAACAGGCTGGTTACATATCACTACCTGAGAAATCTACTTGTCCTTATCGAACATTTTGTGGTACTTAATATATAGAACAAGGCATCCCAATATACTTTTATATCTTTATATACTATAAAACAGGCAAGCGAAAGTGATTGCAAATTTACAATTAGATATATATTTATATTGTAGCTCATAACTTACATAATTAAATATAATGGTGGATTCTAAAGTTTGCATTTCGCCTCCACCATGAAACCCACAAAAACCATAATTGATTTTCGTGGGTTATTTAGTTTGTAATTTTAGGGCTATATAAGTACTGTGCTGATAATTAGAAAGATGAAAATGTAAAAATATTTGAATTATAATTTTTGAAAGAGAACACCAAATCAATATGAATCTTAATTGTCTTTATTTTTCTTATTAATTTCAGAATAAATTTTTATTTATATGCCAATCTAATATTAAATATATAATTTTAAATAATTATATAGAGTGGAGGGTATTACAATGAAAATATTAAGAAAAATAATTACACTAATTCTGGTTATGTTAATTATTTTTACATTAACAAGTACGAATCAAGTTAATATATCTGCTAATTCGAATATAAATTTTAAAAGTAGAAAAATAGTTAACGTTGCAGTAATAATTCACTCACTTGAGCATCAGTATATAATAAAACTTAGAGAAAGCTTAGAAAATATTGAAAAAGAAAGCAAGAACAATATTAAATTTACTTTCTTTGATGCAAAAGATAATATAGCTATACAGAATGAAATATTAGATTCTGCTCTTAAAAGTAATTTTGATTTAGTTATATTAAACTCAACAGATAAAAAAGAAAATTTTGTAGAAGACGTTATCAATAAAGTTAAACAAGAAGACATTCCATTAATTCTAATGTATATTGCTCCAGAAATAGTATTAAAAGTTTCTAAAATCTATAATAAAGTTGCTTTTGTAGTGCCAGATTCTAAGAAGCCAGGTACTGCAGAGGGGAAAATTCTTGTTGATTTATGGAATAGTAATAAGAAAGCCATAGATAAAAATGGTGATGGCATACTACAATATATTCTGTTACAAGGTGTAACTGATGATCCGCAAACAATTGATAGAACTAAGTATGCTATTGCAAAAATTAATGATTCAGGAATAAAAACACAACAGCTTGAGCTGATACATGCTAATTGGTTAGAAGAGTTAGCTAAAAGTTCTATTGATAACTTGTTTCTTAAATACAACGATAAGATTGAAGCAATAATTTCAAACAATGATGAAATGGCAATAGGTGCTATTAAAGCACTACAAAAATATGGATACAATAAAGGTGATAAATCAAAAAATATAGCAGTCGTTGGAATTGATGGAGTACCTGAAGCAAAAGATTTAATTGATAAAGGTCTTATGACTGGCACTGTTATTCAGGATTCTAAGGTAGCAGCTGAAATGTTTTATACTATTGGAATGAACTTAATTAATAATTTGAATCCTACAGAAAATACGAACTATGAGATTGTTGATGGAGAAATTATAATTCCATATCAGTATGATATATATACAGGTAAGGAAAATAATCCATAAATATATTAGAATTTGATAAGGAAGAAGTGGTAGCAAATTCAATTTCGCGAAAATACCATTTAGAGTAAAAGTCAATATTGAATTTATTACCTTTTAATGATAATATATATTGACGTGTTTAAATTTACAAAAACATATAAAAATATACAATATAATATGACTAAAAACTTTAATGAAATTAAAAAATTGGAGACTGTGAAGAATTCTCTTATTTGGGTACCTTGAGAATTTGGAGTTAGTGGTGCAACCGACCAATAATCAGCTTAATAACTGATTGTTGGTTTTATTTTTATAAAAATAGAGGGGGGAATTGTTTTATAATATACAGTTAAATAAATTATAGACTACATAGATTATAAGTAGTCTATGTATAACACTCTATGATAAGGGGAGTATGATACCTTATACAGATAGTAAGAAGGTGATAAGTATGAATTATAAAGTAGGAAAAAGTTCTAAAAGTGATTTAAAAGAAGCAATATATGAGGCTACAATGGAACTTAAATCACCTAAATTAATATTGTTTTTTTCTGATGTTGAACATTTTGAAGTATATTCTGAAGAAATGAAAGATAAATTTAAAAATAGTATTATTATTGGGTCTACTACATTTGCAGGATTCTGCAGGGATGGAGCTTATAAAGATACATTGATTGTAATGGGTATTGAAGATGGAATTGAATGTTATGCAGATGTATTAGAAGAGGTGGATAAATATCCAATAAAATATGTTGACAGAGTAACTGAATGTATAAAGAAATTCAATAATATTTCTAATACGGTGTGCTTTGAAGTTTCCACAGCTTTAATAAGTTGTGAAGAATTAGTTTTATCAACACTAAATTCTGTACTTAAGGAAAAGAAGATTCCACTATTTGGAGGATCATCAGGTGATCGCGGTAGAGCAGAAAAAACAATGATTTCTTTTAATGGTAAAGTATATAACAACGCATGTGCTTTTGTAATAATTAAAAATTTAGGTGGTAAAATTAGATTATACAGAGAAAATATTTATAAACCAACTACTCATTATTTTACAGCAACTAAAGTAGATGTAAGTAATCGTATAGTATACGAATACGATAACAAACCAGCTGCAAAAGTAATAGCAGAAGCCTTAAATACGACAGTTGAAGATCTTCCTAAATACTTAGATAGTTACCCTCTTGGAAGAATTATTGGAAATGATATGTATATTACTGCAAATCAGATGGTTACTAAAAATAATGGAATGTCATATCATGCAAGGGTATATAATAATTCTCAAATGGTACTTTTAGAACCTGATGATTATAAAAATGTAATTAATGAAACAATAGACAAAATAAAAAAGGATGTTCCAAATCCATCATTAGCTATAATGATAAACTGTTTAGCAAGATCAATACTTTTTGAGAAAGATGGATATTTAAATGAATTTGCTAAAACAATGAGTAGTGCCTTAGGTGATTATATTGGGTTTGCAGGCTATGGAGAACAGCTGAATGATCAACATTTTAATCAAACAATGGTTCTTGCTATATTTGAATAGATGAGGGTAATAAGATATGAAGTGGTTTAAATCAAATAAAAATGAAAATATAAATTTAAATGAAGAAGTGAAGTTGAAAATAGAACAAGATAGAAAATCAGACTTAGAAAAGACTTTTAATTATGATAAGAGTATTAATTATGGTGTATTACATATAGAAAAAAAATTAGAAGAGTTTATGGATGAAGAAGTTAAAGTAACTCAATCAATCAAAGAAATCGATAATACATATTCGCAAATCAATAATATACAAGATATGATTAACAGTTTAGATTCTAATTTTAATGAGTTTAGTCAATATGCTAATAAAATAAATGGTGTTATGAATAGTTCTGAAGTTGCAGTAAAACAAGCGGATAATAAAATGGGAACATTAGCAGATAAAATCAATGGGACATGCACTCAGCTTGATTTAATTACAGACGCATTTCATATATTAGAAAATAATTCTAAGAATATTCAAGATATGTCAAATAGTATAACAGATATAGCAAGTAGTACGAATCTTTTAGCATTAAATGCATCAATTGAAGCTGCTAGAGCAGGAGAAGCTGGTAGAGGATTTGCCGTAGTAGCAGATGAAATAAGAAAATTATCATCATCAACAACAGAATTAGTAAATGGAATTGATAAAAGTGTTAAGACACTATATGAAAGTATAGATTCACTAAGAGAAGAAATTGAAAATTCTAAAGCAGCAATTAGCGATAATTTTGAATATGCACAGAATGTTCAAAAAGATTTCAAACACGTAACTGATTGTACTAATGAAGTAAAAGATTTTAGTAAACATATAATTATAGGAATTGAACGTACAAGCTCAGAAATTAATGGAGCAGCAACAGGCGTTGGTTCTGTTGCTGAACTTGTAGCTTCTTTTGGGGACAAGCTAGATAAATTGAATTTAAGAATGAGCAAAAGGTCAATTATCATTTGCGATATTATTAACTTTTTACAACAGATTCATAACATGTTAACTGAGTCTTTAAAAAATAAAAAATGATAAATTAGAAAATATTTATAATATGCAATTTATATTAAATACTTAACATAAATTGAAATTAATAATAAGATTGCATAATAAACAGAAATGGTAGTTCATAAAAATGAACCACCATTTTTTAATTTATAAAAAGTACTAACTATTTGATTTTTACTAGAACATAAAAGTCACCACTATATGGATATTGAGAATTAGATTTTTCAATATTAAGGTTTAATGCCACGAGAGAGATAATGGCCTTATCATTTTCCAATGTGAATGTTGCCTGATCTGCAGTCATGGAGTCTTTACTAATCTGATAATTTCCAACAGATGAAGTATCAAACTTACCAAAAACCTCTTTCATGTTAACTCGTATAAGTTCCTCACCTTTGTCATTTGACAACCACACTTTACCTAAATCGAGTGAGTTAGTATTTGAAATGGTATAAGTTTCACCCGATTTTTTAAAATCACAGAGTTTATTGCTATAATCTGGATTATCTTTTTCAAAATAAAAGTTAACTACTACTAAAGCATCATAACCGGAGACTATTATAGGTGACTGTTGGTTTAATGACATGTGAACTGATTCTTGTCCATACATATTTTCTCCATATCGGTAAAATCCAAAGGTATCATAGAAGTTGTTATATTGATTAAAATCTTTTCCTAAGTACCCTATATTCTTTGTATATTCCATAATTTCAAGGTAGTTTATGGTATTGGAGATGATTTTTTTATCTTTTTCAGGAACAGATGCATTTGGTATTATTTTATTATGATTAAGCATGTTGTTTTTAATCAGTACACTTTCTAGCATTTTAAGTTGGTTTGTACGACTGATTGTAAAGGCATCTACTGGCGGCACAATGGAGACGAGTGAAAAAGCAATCAAAAGTATTGCTACAATACCATTTTTTCGTATTGGGATAAAACTTAGGAAAACTCCAGAAATGGCTGCAAATATTCCGAACAAAATTACATAATAACGTCCATGAGTAATCCCTGTATCTTGGGTTCTAAGGGCAGAGGACACAATTTGAAATAACACAATTGGAACAAGAACTTTCGGGAAAATTTTTCGAAAAAGTTCAGCAAATTTATTTTCAATCCTACTAGCAAGAATATAGAGCAGGATGACGGTAATAGCAAAACCAACGAGCATAGGTTCAAGAAGATTATCTGTCCAAAAACTTCCTGCGATGTTTTTTACAATGTATATTACGAGGATAACTGTATAAATTGATAATAGAGGAATTATTATATACGAGATTAGAATCTCCAAAAATCTTGGACAGATTGAAGAGCTAGCTATCTTTTCATTATTATGATCTAGGCTTTCATTAAAAAGATTTTTGCTCGAAACACCTGGATAGACCGGAATAAGTGACAAGAAATATATTGGTGCAAAGAGGACTGAAATTATATTTAAAGCATGAATATATACCTTTTCATCTACTTGAAAAAGAAGTAAATCAATAGCTACAAGAATCAGTGATATGCCAATAAGGAGTACCACTGAAAATAGCAAAGAATTAAAAAATGACTTGAATGATGACATAAAACTTTCATTGAAACTGATAGTGCTTTTAATCACTGGCACCCATATATATGCGATAATAAGTGCGAACAGAGCAACTGATGTTCTAATCCATGTTTCTAAGTTGGTAGTTGTGTACTGATTGACAATGAGGAAATATCCGAATGTCAAGAGTATACAGATAAGCATCAAAACAAGACGGTGTGAGAATTTTTCGAAAAATCGTTCAAAGGCTGCCTGGGCAACAAAGCTAAGGCACCCTCCAAT
The DNA window shown above is from Clostridium beijerinckii and carries:
- a CDS encoding amino acid permease — translated: MTKKRNGLSAWQLTMMALGSVIGGSFFLGSSVAINAAGPAILISYILGGVLVYFILYALSEMTVANPDSGSFMTFATQAFGPGTGFVVGWVYWIGMVLSMSSEATAISILLHNWFPNISIAIVGSTIIIGVTLLNLLGADKLSRLASGLAAIKLLAIVSFIIIALLLITGIIPGRSAIGVGELVREPLLPGGISGIAGSMLIVVFAYAGFEIIGLAASEADNPKETIPKAINYTVISLVGFYILSIIVLLPLIPTVELNESISPMVAALNKWGITWAGSIINMVLVTAILSASLASMFGIARMLRSLADEGHAPKWLKDKKDVPHKAIVFSGISMLLGLGVGLLFPRIYLFLISSGGFALLFTYAVIMATHIRFRMRNGCPPDGKCQMPGFPYMSWIGLISMITIIFSMPLISGQASGLICGFAMIIISSLIYLGMKVFNNSEKNKNGNIRINRKVHQSKLATEFSDEFTDSHMEKREK
- a CDS encoding YdiU family protein, yielding MEDKKVKIETGWNLDNSYAQLPELFFTKQSPTSVNSPKLIILNDHLAAYLGLNVQSLQKIEGVAVFAGNQIPKGALPIAQAYAGNQFGHFTMLGDGRAVLLGEQITPRGDRVDIQLKGSGRTPYSRGGDGKAALGPMLREYIISEAMYALGIPTTRSLAVVTTGESVFRETKLQGAILTRVAASHLRVGTFQYAAEWGTVEELRALADYALKRHFLDGDGAENRYLFLLQEVIKRQAALIAKWQMVGFIHGVMNTDNVTISGETIDYGPCAFMDTYDPATVFSSIDREGRYAYGNQPYIAGWNLVRFAETLLPLLHDNKEKAAQLAQDAISDFTKLYQKNWLSGMRTKLGIFNEEPQDENLIKSLLSIMHKHGADYTNTFRGLTFDDFSDMDLFDTEPFAEWHKKWEERLSRQEESKDCSLELMKSSNPAIIPRNHRVEEALEAAEKKGDYSVMEKLLNVISSPYVYSDEQAGYISLPEKSTCPYRTFCGT
- a CDS encoding galactose ABC transporter substrate-binding protein, giving the protein MKILRKIITLILVMLIIFTLTSTNQVNISANSNINFKSRKIVNVAVIIHSLEHQYIIKLRESLENIEKESKNNIKFTFFDAKDNIAIQNEILDSALKSNFDLVILNSTDKKENFVEDVINKVKQEDIPLILMYIAPEIVLKVSKIYNKVAFVVPDSKKPGTAEGKILVDLWNSNKKAIDKNGDGILQYILLQGVTDDPQTIDRTKYAIAKINDSGIKTQQLELIHANWLEELAKSSIDNLFLKYNDKIEAIISNNDEMAIGAIKALQKYGYNKGDKSKNIAVVGIDGVPEAKDLIDKGLMTGTVIQDSKVAAEMFYTIGMNLINNLNPTENTNYEIVDGEIIIPYQYDIYTGKENNP
- a CDS encoding chemotaxis protein gives rise to the protein MKWFKSNKNENINLNEEVKLKIEQDRKSDLEKTFNYDKSINYGVLHIEKKLEEFMDEEVKVTQSIKEIDNTYSQINNIQDMINSLDSNFNEFSQYANKINGVMNSSEVAVKQADNKMGTLADKINGTCTQLDLITDAFHILENNSKNIQDMSNSITDIASSTNLLALNASIEAARAGEAGRGFAVVADEIRKLSSSTTELVNGIDKSVKTLYESIDSLREEIENSKAAISDNFEYAQNVQKDFKHVTDCTNEVKDFSKHIIIGIERTSSEINGAATGVGSVAELVASFGDKLDKLNLRMSKRSIIICDIINFLQQIHNMLTESLKNKK
- a CDS encoding DUF4153 domain-containing protein — protein: MKFKYNLRSKLSGLYDAISRYPLTVLFLLAAAIVNAQSINLDEPFYKLLLTFVIGGCLSFVAQAAFERFFEKFSHRLVLMLICILLTFGYFLIVNQYTTTNLETWIRTSVALFALIIAYIWVPVIKSTISFNESFMSSFKSFFNSLLFSVVLLIGISLILVAIDLLLFQVDEKVYIHALNIISVLFAPIYFLSLIPVYPGVSSKNLFNESLDHNNEKIASSSICPRFLEILISYIIIPLLSIYTVILVIYIVKNIAGSFWTDNLLEPMLVGFAITVILLYILASRIENKFAELFRKIFPKVLVPIVLFQIVSSALRTQDTGITHGRYYVILFGIFAAISGVFLSFIPIRKNGIVAILLIAFSLVSIVPPVDAFTISRTNQLKMLESVLIKNNMLNHNKIIPNASVPEKDKKIISNTINYLEIMEYTKNIGYLGKDFNQYNNFYDTFGFYRYGENMYGQESVHMSLNQQSPIIVSGYDALVVVNFYFEKDNPDYSNKLCDFKKSGETYTISNTNSLDLGKVWLSNDKGEELIRVNMKEVFGKFDTSSVGNYQISKDSMTADQATFTLENDKAIISLVALNLNIEKSNSQYPYSGDFYVLVKIK